The Musa acuminata AAA Group cultivar baxijiao chromosome BXJ1-3, Cavendish_Baxijiao_AAA, whole genome shotgun sequence genome window below encodes:
- the LOC135620258 gene encoding probable ribosome-binding factor A, chloroplastic, translating into MSLSRSPPSPLTLAAPFATTAGGNGGRHQLLLPHRSWTNPNLAASTRVGGGASVRCMANQRRVKMVAKQIQRELSDMLLTDKVLQYAVLPEASLGADRYLSSLTTISGVEVSGDLQVVKVYVSVFGDERGREVAIAGLKSKAKYVRSELGRRMKLRLTPEIRFIEDESLERGSRVLAILDRLKEEKKSSEGNDVKQLEPLNSSEEDGDGDMDDEDEGIIYIK; encoded by the exons ATGTCGTTGAGTCGGTCGCCCCCGTCTCCTCTGACTCTCGCCGCCCCGTTCGCGACCACCGCGGGAGGGAATGGCGGCCGCCACCAGCTCCTCCTACCACACCGGAGCTGGACGAACCCTAATCTCGCGGCGTCAACAAGAGTGGGAGGAGGTGCGTCGGTTCGGTGCATGGCGAACCAGCGGCGGGTGAAGATGGTGGCGAAGCAGATCCAAAGGGAGCTGTCCGATATGTTGCTCACTGACAAGGTCCTCCAGTACGCCGTCCTGCCTGAGGCATCCCTGGGCGCCGATCGCTACCTCTCCTCCCTCACCACCATTAGCGGCGTTGAGGTCTCCGGCGACCTCCAG GTTGTTAAGGTATATGTGTCGGTCTTTGGTGATGAACGAGGAAGAGAGGTTGCTATTGCTGGACTCAAGTCGAAAGCCAAGTATGTGCGTAGTGAACTAGGGAGACGTATGAAGTTGCGCCTGACTCCCGAAATACGTTTTATCGAGGATGAGTCCCTAGAAAGAGGAAGCAGG GTGTTGGCAATATTGGATAGgttaaaagaagagaagaagagttcAGAAGGTAATGATGTTAAACAGCTTGAACCCCTGAATTCATCTGAAGAAGATGGAGATGGGGATATGGATGATGAAGATGAAGGCATCATTTACATTAAGTAA
- the LOC135620264 gene encoding ubiquitin-conjugating enzyme E2 variant 1C-like yields the protein MPLGGSGGSGIVVPRNFRLLEELERGEKGIGDGTVSYGMDDGDDIYMRSWTGTIIGPHNTVHEGRIYQLKLFCNKDYPDKPPSVRFHSRVNMTCVNPDTGVVDPRKFSVLGNWERDYTMEYILTQLKKEMAAPHNRKLVQPPEGTHF from the exons ATGCCGCTCGGTGGTTCCGGTGGATCAGGCATCGTTG TTCCTCGGAACTTCAGATTGCTTGAAGAACTTGAACGAGGAGAAAAGGGCATAGGAGATGGAACTGTAAGCTATGGCATGGATGATGGAGATGACATTTACATGCGCTCGTGGACTGGGACAATAATTGGTCCTCATAAT ACTGTCCATGAGGGTCGCATCTATCAGCTCAAGTTGTTTTGCAACAAGGACTATCCTGATAAACCACCTAGTGTTCGATTTCATTCACGGGTTAACATGACTTGTGTCAATCCTGACACTGGAGTG GTGGATCCGAGAAAATTTTCAGTTCTAGGGAACTGGGAACGTGACTACACAATGGAGTATATTTTAACACAGCTTAAGAAAGAAATGGCGGCACCACATAACCGTAAATTAGTGCAGCCTCCAGAGGGCACACACTTCTAA
- the LOC103977909 gene encoding auxin-induced protein 6B, producing MGGVGGGGMGKCSKIRHIVRLRQMLRRWRLRAAALSSLRRGGGAGAAPDVPAGHVAVCVGSSSRRFVVRASHLNHPVFRQLLRQAEEEYGFPSSPGPVSLPCDESLFEDVLRLISSSPARFANYTLDDLINLSHNIPSSSSSCCCDVGRWLNAPDSLPLLHGHHRLAEKPVW from the coding sequence ATGGGAGgtgtaggaggaggaggaatggGGAAATGCAGCAAGATCCGGCACATAGTTCGGCTGCGGCAGATGCTGCGGCGGTGGAGGCTGAGGGCGGCGGCGCTGTCGTCGTTGAGGAGGGGCGGGGGGGCGGGGGCGGCACCGGACGTGCCGGCGGGGCACGTGGCGGTGTGCGTGGGGAGCAGCTCCCGGCGGTTCGTGGTGCGGGCGTCGCACCTCAACCACCCTGTCTTCCGACAGCTGCTCCGCCAGGCCGAGGAGGAGTACGGCTTTCCTTCAAGCCCCGGCCCCGTCTCCCTCCCCTGCGACGAGTCCCTCTTCGAGGACGTCCTCCGCCTCATCTCTTCCTCTCCCGCGAGGTTCGCCAACTACACTCTGGACGACCTCATAAACCTCTCCCACAACATCccttcgtcgtcctcctcctgTTGCTGCGACGTCGGACGGTGGCTGAACGCTCCCGATTCGCTGCCGCTTCTCCACGGCCACCACCGCCTCGCCGAGAAGCCCGTCTGGTGA